In the genome of Methylophaga nitratireducenticrescens, one region contains:
- a CDS encoding DUF6231 family protein, with protein MNQSVLLSSLLSTLIQQFDPQSVLVAGESARLCLNDCQDTRSLALATPFEQAQLKQIHSVDLAVISDLTETLPLQAGQQWLGYLRNLHAPHIILIADPALAQKQGWQFHDYLAMGLHHIAGTSDGLQVFSYAIENYQPKRDWLNSRFWANPENYDKYRW; from the coding sequence ATGAATCAATCAGTCTTATTATCTTCGCTGCTCAGTACGCTGATACAGCAATTTGATCCGCAATCTGTATTGGTTGCGGGAGAGTCGGCCAGGCTATGCCTGAACGACTGCCAAGATACCAGATCACTGGCGCTGGCGACACCATTTGAACAAGCACAACTCAAGCAAATTCACAGTGTGGATCTGGCGGTAATCAGCGATTTGACGGAAACTTTGCCGTTACAGGCCGGACAACAATGGCTGGGCTATTTACGCAATTTGCATGCACCACATATCATTTTGATTGCCGATCCTGCGCTGGCGCAAAAACAAGGATGGCAATTTCACGATTATCTGGCCATGGGCCTGCATCATATTGCCGGAACCAGTGATGGTTTACAGGTGTTCAGTTATGCTATTGAAAATTACCAACCCAAGCGCGACTGGCTGAACAGTCGTTTCTGGGCGAATCCGGAAAACTATGACAAATATCGTTGGTAG
- a CDS encoding YcgN family cysteine cluster protein, with protein MTDQHKTSTEFWKHKRLGQMTHTEWESLCDGCGRCCLHKLEDDADERMYYTRVACELLDISTCRCKDYANRQKTVPDCIQLSVEQAHFFDWLPDTCAYRLLAEGESLPEWHPLITGDPQSVMDAGVSVRNVAISESEDIDLTEEVIALQPPVYPHDT; from the coding sequence ATGACTGACCAGCATAAAACATCTACCGAGTTCTGGAAACATAAACGTCTTGGACAGATGACACATACCGAGTGGGAAAGCCTTTGCGATGGCTGTGGACGATGCTGTCTGCATAAACTTGAAGATGATGCCGATGAACGGATGTATTACACCCGTGTAGCCTGTGAATTACTGGATATTTCAACATGTCGCTGTAAGGATTATGCGAATCGTCAAAAGACTGTGCCGGATTGTATCCAACTCAGCGTAGAGCAGGCACACTTTTTTGACTGGTTGCCCGATACCTGCGCCTATCGTTTACTGGCCGAAGGCGAATCGTTACCAGAATGGCACCCATTGATTACCGGTGACCCTCAAAGTGTGATGGATGCAGGAGTTTCTGTTCGCAATGTGGCTATTAGCGAATCAGAAGATATAGATCTAACCGAAGAGGTTATTGCGTTGCAGCCACCTGTTTACCCGCATGACACCTGA
- a CDS encoding M18 family aminopeptidase — MSSTSPHNLNRGLLDFIDASPTPFHAVANMKAALEAAGYKPLNEKNSWGTLSTGSYYVTRNDSSIIAFNLPDINLAEAGFQMVGAHTDSPCLKVKPQPGTVKNSFWQLGVEVYGGALLNPWFDRDLSMAGRVSFADADGQLSHALVNFKKPVAAIPSLAIHLDRDVNQNRSINPQLHLPPIVLQTEEGDKPDFRALLEQQLRSEQGELTVGKVLDYEICFYDTQPSALVGINEDFISAARLDNLLSCYIGLQALLAGSKNKANLLVCTDHEEVGSVSTSGAQGTFLPAVLQRLAQDNESYQRIIQHSLLISADNAHGIHPNYADRHDEQHGPILNKGPVIKSNANQRYATNSQSSARFRQLCELADVPVQDFVVRTDMGCGSTIGPLTASNLGVHTLDIGVPTFAMHSIRELAGSQDTSHLYNALKQFFN; from the coding sequence ATGAGCAGCACGTCTCCCCATAACCTCAATCGTGGTTTACTTGATTTTATTGATGCTTCACCCACACCGTTTCATGCAGTCGCCAATATGAAAGCGGCTCTGGAGGCTGCTGGATATAAACCGCTTAATGAAAAAAACAGCTGGGGAACATTATCGACCGGTAGCTATTATGTTACCCGCAATGATTCCTCCATCATTGCGTTTAATCTGCCCGATATCAACTTGGCAGAAGCTGGCTTTCAAATGGTGGGGGCACATACCGATAGCCCTTGTTTAAAAGTCAAACCGCAACCAGGCACAGTAAAAAATTCATTCTGGCAGCTGGGCGTTGAAGTATATGGTGGAGCTCTGTTAAACCCCTGGTTCGACCGCGATTTATCGATGGCCGGACGCGTAAGTTTTGCTGATGCTGATGGTCAATTAAGTCATGCGTTGGTTAATTTCAAAAAGCCTGTGGCGGCTATTCCTAGTCTGGCCATCCATCTGGATCGGGACGTTAATCAGAATCGCAGTATTAATCCGCAGCTACACCTGCCACCGATAGTGCTGCAAACCGAAGAGGGTGATAAACCGGACTTCCGTGCCTTACTCGAGCAACAGCTCAGATCCGAGCAGGGTGAACTGACGGTGGGTAAAGTGCTGGATTACGAAATCTGTTTTTACGATACCCAGCCGTCGGCGCTGGTCGGTATCAATGAAGACTTTATCAGTGCTGCGCGCCTGGACAATTTGCTGAGTTGTTATATTGGCTTGCAGGCGTTATTGGCCGGATCGAAAAATAAGGCCAATTTACTGGTATGCACAGATCACGAAGAGGTCGGCAGTGTGTCGACCAGTGGCGCACAGGGAACCTTCTTGCCCGCCGTTCTGCAGCGTCTGGCCCAGGATAATGAAAGCTATCAACGAATTATCCAGCACTCATTATTAATTTCTGCGGATAATGCGCACGGTATTCACCCCAACTATGCTGATCGGCATGATGAACAACATGGTCCCATTCTGAATAAAGGACCGGTGATTAAAAGTAATGCCAATCAACGCTATGCCACTAACAGTCAAAGCAGTGCACGTTTCCGGCAGCTTTGTGAACTGGCTGATGTGCCGGTGCAGGATTTTGTGGTGCGAACGGATATGGGCTGTGGCAGTACTATCGGTCCGTTGACTGCCAGTAATCTGGGCGTTCACACTCTGGATATAGGGGTACCAACTTTTGCCATGCATTCGATTCGAGAGCTTGCCGGCAGCCAGGACACTTCGCATTTATACAATGCGCTTAAACAGTTTTTTAATTAA
- a CDS encoding class I SAM-dependent methyltransferase: protein MTFYQNWRGRDYWQCDECHAVQMDKQHLPDTESETALYLTHENDVDDPRYQQFVSPITEAILSQITSDKIGLDFGAGPGPVISKIITEKGYQTKLYDPVFHPDNSVLSEQYDFIICCEVIEHFHQPAVEFARLKSLLNPGGKLFCMTQLFENSIDFAKWHYKNDMTHVFFYHRNSLNFIEQQFAFSTIEINQRLITFTN, encoded by the coding sequence GTGACGTTTTATCAAAACTGGCGCGGTCGCGATTACTGGCAATGCGATGAATGTCATGCTGTGCAGATGGATAAACAGCATTTGCCAGATACGGAAAGCGAAACAGCGTTATACCTGACCCATGAAAATGATGTTGATGATCCACGATATCAGCAATTTGTCTCACCCATCACCGAGGCTATTCTAAGCCAAATTACCTCTGACAAAATCGGTCTGGATTTTGGGGCGGGGCCTGGACCTGTTATCAGTAAAATCATTACTGAAAAAGGCTATCAGACAAAGCTGTATGATCCGGTTTTTCATCCGGATAACAGCGTGTTATCCGAGCAATATGATTTTATTATCTGTTGCGAAGTTATTGAACATTTTCATCAACCGGCGGTGGAATTCGCCCGGCTTAAATCGTTGTTAAATCCAGGTGGTAAATTGTTTTGCATGACTCAACTATTTGAGAACAGCATTGATTTCGCCAAATGGCATTACAAAAACGATATGACCCATGTGTTTTTCTATCATCGCAATAGCCTGAATTTCATTGAGCAACAATTTGCTTTCAGTACCATTGAAATTAACCAGCGTTTGATAACGTTTACGAACTGA
- a CDS encoding YigZ family protein has translation MSSQFFILRTPSISESEIKKSRFIGVAMHCDSEQSALKQLRQLAAQHSSANHLAFAWRIRAAEGFITERFFDAGEPSGTAGRPILSPLQGEDLINTVVAVIRYFGGVKLGTGGLTRAYGNAAKQAIDAAGKLPWVEMAQLSLKIDYSQLQMLEYQLKQIKGRIVDQQFTDMVRVVIELPAEHLVAIREQFSS, from the coding sequence ATGTCCAGCCAGTTTTTTATACTTCGCACTCCTTCAATCAGCGAATCGGAAATCAAAAAATCGCGGTTTATTGGTGTGGCCATGCACTGTGACAGTGAACAATCGGCTTTAAAACAGCTTCGGCAATTGGCTGCCCAACATTCTTCTGCAAATCATCTGGCCTTTGCCTGGCGGATCCGCGCAGCGGAAGGGTTTATCACCGAACGTTTTTTTGATGCCGGCGAACCCTCCGGTACTGCAGGCCGACCCATTCTGTCACCGTTACAGGGTGAAGACCTGATTAATACGGTTGTGGCGGTCATTCGTTATTTTGGCGGGGTTAAATTAGGCACAGGAGGTTTGACCCGAGCTTATGGAAATGCCGCCAAACAAGCCATCGATGCGGCCGGCAAGCTTCCCTGGGTAGAAATGGCGCAACTCAGCTTAAAGATTGATTACAGCCAGTTACAAATGCTGGAATATCAGCTTAAACAGATCAAAGGACGAATTGTCGATCAGCAATTTACCGATATGGTCAGAGTGGTAATTGAATTGCCCGCTGAGCATCTTGTCGCAATTCGCGAACAATTCAGTTCGTAA
- the rapA gene encoding RNA polymerase-associated protein RapA: MSEISFAVGQRWVSNSEAELGLGIIIEVTGRRIEISFPAAEEQRSYAANNAPLSRVDYPLGEQVKTRTGERFTINEKHPLNGCFVYQGETENGESISIHEMDLDSFVQFSQATDRLFAGQIDKNRKFQLRLRTHQYFHRLHQSPVFGLLGARVQCLPHQFYIASQMTNRISSRVLLADEVGLGKTIEAGLIMHQQIMQGRASRVLVIVPSALVHQWLVEMLRRFNLAFTVIDAERYEALVELDEGNAFDSAQLVLTDLQTLENHPEMQTDVLQASWDMLVVDEAHHLQWHEDQSSEGYQLVEKLAAQIASVLLLTATPEQLGMDSHFARLKLLDPDRYYDLAQFREEQQHYQQISLLLDQLMAVESASDFDKNKSLKAQLKPYLDDELLSALAESDEFAAAREQAKQRFLDQFGTGRILFRNTRDTVKGFPERQLTSYPLEFPEQFLPETNSELTHLVQPETLLGEDWLELDPRVEWLVSWLKQHRGEKTLLITANAETAKELELHLRLQHGVRSAVFHEQMTLITRDRAAAFFADDEEGAQILICSEIGSEGRNFQFCSYLVLFDLPLNPDLLEQRIGRLDRIGQRNTVNIVLPFYQDTAQQLLLDWYQQGLNAFESVCKTGAALREQFADQLEQCLRHPEDKKAFAKLLKDTQKAEQQLRESLSQGRDRLLTLNSYDEAAAKEILMQVDDASSPLELAAFMDDFFDAYGVEQQAHSADSIILQRGDELRSDEIDLPEDGLTATYQRARALSREDMAFLSWEHPLVLSAMDAVISSDLGNTAFCQLKSNLVPAGSLLLEVAFVMHCPAPKQFNITRYIPESYLRIVIDENGRCFEEQLPEQEMNQQAGRIPKHTAQQMVQVARSRIDNLIDTSKKMADNHQKQLIEQAIRKMTELTDHELNRLQHLAEQNTHIKPVEIEALQSQQQQLQQYLHQAELKLDALRLIIVTEAE; encoded by the coding sequence TTGTCAGAAATAAGTTTTGCAGTTGGCCAACGTTGGGTCAGTAACAGCGAGGCCGAGTTAGGTCTGGGTATCATCATTGAAGTCACCGGAAGACGAATTGAAATTTCCTTTCCGGCTGCCGAAGAGCAGCGCAGTTATGCGGCCAATAATGCGCCGCTGAGTCGGGTTGATTATCCGCTCGGTGAACAGGTGAAAACGCGTACCGGAGAACGTTTTACTATCAATGAAAAGCATCCATTAAATGGTTGTTTTGTTTATCAAGGTGAGACTGAAAACGGTGAATCCATCAGCATTCATGAAATGGATTTGGATAGTTTTGTGCAGTTCAGTCAGGCCACAGACCGCCTGTTTGCCGGTCAGATAGACAAAAACCGCAAGTTTCAACTACGTCTCCGTACTCATCAATATTTCCATCGTTTGCATCAATCACCAGTATTTGGTCTGTTAGGTGCTCGGGTGCAATGTCTGCCGCATCAGTTTTACATTGCCTCACAAATGACCAACCGCATTTCTAGCAGAGTTTTACTGGCCGATGAAGTTGGCTTGGGGAAAACCATTGAAGCCGGCTTGATTATGCATCAGCAAATCATGCAGGGTCGGGCCAGTCGTGTATTGGTGATCGTTCCCTCAGCATTGGTGCATCAGTGGTTGGTGGAAATGCTGCGACGGTTTAATCTGGCTTTTACAGTGATTGATGCCGAACGTTACGAAGCGCTGGTTGAACTAGACGAGGGCAATGCCTTTGATAGTGCACAATTAGTTTTAACTGATTTACAGACGCTGGAAAATCATCCTGAAATGCAAACAGATGTGTTGCAGGCAAGCTGGGATATGTTGGTAGTGGACGAGGCGCATCATCTGCAATGGCATGAAGATCAGAGCAGTGAAGGCTATCAACTGGTGGAAAAGCTGGCCGCACAGATTGCCTCAGTTTTATTGTTAACCGCTACACCTGAACAGTTAGGTATGGACAGTCACTTTGCTCGTCTGAAGTTACTGGATCCGGATCGCTATTATGACTTGGCGCAATTTCGTGAAGAACAGCAGCATTATCAGCAAATCAGTCTGTTACTGGATCAACTGATGGCGGTTGAATCCGCCAGTGATTTCGATAAAAACAAAAGTTTAAAAGCCCAATTAAAACCTTATTTGGATGATGAGTTGTTATCTGCACTGGCTGAAAGTGATGAATTTGCAGCAGCACGTGAACAGGCTAAACAACGGTTTCTTGACCAATTCGGTACCGGGCGGATTTTATTCCGTAATACCCGCGATACGGTTAAAGGGTTTCCTGAGCGGCAGTTAACATCTTATCCACTGGAGTTTCCAGAGCAGTTTTTGCCGGAAACCAACAGCGAGCTTACTCACTTGGTACAACCCGAAACACTTTTAGGTGAAGACTGGCTGGAGCTGGATCCGCGGGTTGAATGGTTGGTGAGCTGGCTGAAACAGCACCGTGGTGAAAAGACCTTATTAATTACTGCCAATGCTGAAACCGCAAAAGAGTTGGAATTACATCTGCGTCTGCAACATGGGGTGCGAAGCGCCGTATTTCATGAACAGATGACGTTAATTACCCGCGATCGTGCTGCGGCTTTTTTTGCTGATGATGAAGAGGGCGCACAGATTCTGATCTGCTCGGAAATTGGCAGTGAAGGCCGTAACTTCCAGTTCTGTTCGTATCTGGTGTTATTTGATTTACCGCTCAATCCCGATTTGCTGGAACAGCGCATTGGGCGACTGGATCGTATCGGCCAGCGTAATACCGTCAATATCGTGCTGCCGTTTTATCAGGATACTGCTCAGCAATTGTTGCTGGACTGGTATCAGCAGGGTTTAAATGCGTTTGAATCGGTTTGTAAAACCGGTGCCGCATTACGTGAGCAATTTGCTGATCAGCTGGAGCAGTGCCTAAGGCATCCCGAAGACAAAAAAGCCTTTGCCAAATTGCTTAAGGATACTCAAAAGGCAGAACAGCAATTACGCGAAAGTCTCAGTCAGGGCAGGGACCGACTGCTCACATTGAATTCCTATGATGAAGCCGCGGCAAAAGAGATCCTGATGCAGGTAGACGATGCCAGCAGCCCATTGGAACTGGCTGCTTTTATGGATGATTTCTTTGATGCTTACGGTGTGGAGCAACAGGCTCACAGCGCTGACAGTATTATATTGCAGCGTGGTGATGAGTTACGTAGTGATGAAATTGATCTGCCAGAAGACGGTTTAACAGCCACTTATCAGCGTGCCAGAGCATTATCCCGCGAGGATATGGCGTTTCTGAGCTGGGAGCATCCATTGGTGTTGTCGGCAATGGATGCGGTGATCAGTTCTGATCTGGGCAATACCGCATTCTGTCAGTTAAAAAGTAATCTGGTGCCCGCCGGAAGTCTGTTACTTGAAGTCGCCTTTGTGATGCATTGTCCTGCACCGAAGCAGTTTAATATTACGCGGTATATTCCGGAATCGTACCTGCGAATTGTTATAGACGAGAATGGCCGGTGTTTTGAAGAACAGTTGCCGGAGCAGGAAATGAATCAGCAAGCTGGTCGCATTCCCAAACATACTGCTCAGCAGATGGTGCAGGTCGCCAGATCCCGAATCGATAACTTAATTGACACTAGTAAAAAAATGGCAGACAACCATCAAAAACAGTTAATTGAACAGGCTATCCGTAAAATGACCGAACTGACCGACCATGAATTGAATCGTCTGCAGCATCTTGCTGAACAAAATACCCATATCAAGCCAGTAGAAATTGAAGCGCTGCAGTCGCAACAGCAACAGCTGCAACAGTATTTGCATCAGGCCGAACTGAAATTGGATGCTTTACGCTTAATCATCGTGACAGAAGCGGAGTGA
- a CDS encoding efflux RND transporter periplasmic adaptor subunit, protein MIKRLLPPLLVVALAIVIFSTLISTRPQAPVQDRPVQGVLVETQTIDFAALSPTLTLYGRLEAPQMANLRAAVTADVAEVYVFDGEYVEQGDVLIELDPREAQLAVEQAAAELALIDAQIDAEKSQLQRNQALLGTQQQLVDLAKAAVNRAEKLQQSQLSSQALLDESISLQAQQSLELKQRQFDIQDHPIRIAQLQANRQQAQAQLDRAELDLSRTVIEAPFSGRITNRQIAKGDRVQIGDALMTLYDMQQLELRASIPQRYLMDIYSVLETQRLTATADVSGQQYEFELQRLSGEVNANVAGRDGLFRLQGDPGPLAAGQFVSAQLDLPVRQDTVAIPYSALYGLDRVYRVRNNQLEAVHVSKIGDYSDQDGKSRLLIQSDALQQGDRIIVTQLPNAINGLSVSIKDE, encoded by the coding sequence TTGATTAAACGTTTGTTACCCCCTTTGCTGGTCGTGGCATTGGCCATCGTAATATTCAGTACGTTAATCAGTACCCGTCCCCAGGCTCCGGTTCAGGATCGTCCGGTACAGGGTGTCTTGGTTGAGACCCAGACGATTGATTTTGCCGCATTATCACCAACATTAACGTTGTATGGTCGTCTTGAAGCGCCGCAAATGGCTAATTTGCGAGCTGCTGTTACCGCAGATGTCGCTGAGGTTTATGTGTTTGATGGCGAATATGTTGAACAGGGTGATGTGCTGATTGAACTGGATCCTCGAGAAGCGCAATTGGCGGTCGAGCAGGCTGCTGCCGAACTGGCATTGATTGATGCACAGATCGACGCAGAAAAGTCGCAACTTCAACGCAATCAAGCCTTGTTAGGTACACAACAGCAATTAGTTGATCTGGCCAAAGCGGCAGTGAATCGTGCCGAAAAGTTGCAACAGAGCCAGTTGTCGTCACAGGCTTTATTGGATGAGTCAATCTCCTTACAGGCGCAACAAAGCCTGGAGCTTAAACAACGGCAATTTGATATTCAGGATCATCCCATTCGAATTGCCCAGCTTCAGGCAAACCGTCAACAGGCTCAGGCACAACTGGACCGTGCAGAACTGGATCTGAGTCGTACCGTTATCGAAGCGCCATTTTCAGGTCGAATCACTAATCGGCAAATTGCCAAGGGCGACAGGGTGCAGATCGGTGATGCTTTAATGACACTTTATGATATGCAGCAACTGGAATTGCGTGCATCCATTCCGCAGCGTTATCTGATGGATATTTATTCAGTACTTGAAACACAGCGTTTGACCGCCACCGCAGACGTTTCCGGTCAGCAATATGAATTTGAATTACAACGCCTCAGCGGTGAAGTGAATGCCAATGTCGCAGGACGAGATGGCCTGTTCCGTCTGCAAGGTGATCCGGGGCCCTTGGCCGCAGGACAGTTTGTCAGCGCCCAACTGGATTTGCCTGTTCGGCAGGATACTGTAGCCATTCCTTACAGTGCTTTATATGGTTTGGATCGGGTTTATCGGGTTCGTAATAACCAGCTTGAAGCGGTGCACGTCAGCAAAATCGGTGATTATTCCGATCAGGATGGCAAAAGCCGCTTGCTGATTCAAAGCGACGCTTTGCAACAAGGCGATAGGATTATTGTTACTCAATTGCCTAATGCTATCAATGGGTTATCCGTAAGTATTAAAGATGAATAA
- a CDS encoding efflux RND transporter permease subunit, producing the protein MNNTVKRDFIGVFAQHRVAANLLMMVMILAGVLSLNRINTQFFPTFALDIISVSIEWRGASAEDVAESITRQVEQELRSVDYVKKMTSTSSYGMARVTLEFVEKSDMGQALDQVKDRIAQIRNLPTDSEEPEVTLVTNYESVARILITSETGDLASLRYLAHDIEHELLDRGISRINISGLPLEEIAIQLDKTKLEALGLDLDEVADRIAQLSQDLPAGEIGNDESTRQIRSLDQGRDVQAFAEFPVQSDFANGLVKLEDVATIERRPLRKQMNLFYQGQPAIELELQRTENADSLESARVLEKWLDEKAGTLPDGVELKVYDASWQLIKERINLLLKNGLGGLLLVLGILFLFLHGRVAFWVAVGIPVSFMAAIAVLYALGGSINMISLFGLIMSLGIIVDDAIVVGEDAFAHYQSGEPSLTASEGGARRMLAPILSSSLTTISSFIPLMLISGVIGNILFDIPFVVICVIIASLIECFLILPGHLRHSFQNIHHAKPSAIRARLDNAFNYLRDDLFRPLVTNAVKNRGLTVSIAMALLIISFGLLAGGRISFNFFPSPEGTTVLANARFVAGTPRSESDKFLQHLTATLQQTDQQWDQPLVDVATSKLGAAGTAGGMSAAQVDDRFASIQVELTSPDQRDVRNQTFINAWREKIVMPAGIETFTISERRGGPPGSDIDIRLTGGTTDNLKAAATEVIEVLQRYPGVSAIEDDLPYGQSQLIYRLKEQGEVLGLTVENVGRQLRSAYDGRLVQIFQDGDDEVEVRVMFPDSQRNTQASLDDFMIRLPDGGSVPLDSVVHFDARRGFDVLRHTDTRLAVHVTATVDSQVTNNNNILADLQEEFLPDLMARYGIQVVFEGRAEEQADTIGDMKQGTLLAFALIYIILAWVFASYGWPLVVMTAIPFGLIGALVGHWLLNIDLTILSLFGIFGLSGIVVNNAIILVTFFKNLREKGLETQNAIIEASVLRLRAVLLTSLTTIGGLTPLLFETSPQAQFLIPMAVSISFGLMFATVLVLLVIPALLSFHESIAENFAKLRHGKTQTTE; encoded by the coding sequence ATGAATAATACGGTGAAACGTGACTTTATTGGTGTCTTTGCCCAACATCGGGTTGCGGCCAATCTGTTGATGATGGTGATGATCCTCGCCGGGGTTCTGTCATTAAATCGTATTAACACTCAGTTTTTCCCGACCTTTGCTCTGGATATTATCAGCGTCAGTATTGAATGGCGTGGTGCCAGTGCCGAGGACGTTGCTGAGTCGATTACCCGTCAAGTGGAGCAGGAACTTCGCAGTGTTGATTATGTGAAAAAGATGACCTCAACCTCATCTTACGGTATGGCACGGGTCACGCTTGAATTTGTTGAAAAAAGCGATATGGGACAGGCGCTGGATCAGGTCAAGGATCGAATTGCTCAGATCCGCAATTTACCCACGGATAGTGAAGAGCCTGAAGTCACCCTGGTCACCAATTATGAGAGTGTGGCGCGCATTCTGATCACCAGTGAAACCGGCGACTTGGCCTCCTTGCGTTACCTTGCACATGATATTGAGCATGAGTTGCTGGACCGTGGTATCTCGCGGATCAATATCAGCGGATTACCGCTTGAAGAAATAGCCATTCAGCTGGATAAAACCAAATTGGAAGCATTGGGACTGGATCTGGATGAGGTTGCTGATCGTATTGCCCAGCTGAGTCAGGATTTACCCGCCGGTGAAATAGGCAATGATGAAAGCACACGGCAGATCCGCAGTCTGGATCAGGGGCGTGATGTGCAGGCTTTTGCTGAATTTCCGGTTCAGTCCGATTTCGCCAATGGATTAGTGAAACTGGAAGATGTGGCAACAATTGAGCGTCGGCCTTTACGTAAACAGATGAATCTGTTTTATCAGGGACAACCCGCCATTGAACTGGAGTTACAACGCACTGAAAATGCTGATTCGTTGGAAAGCGCACGGGTGCTTGAAAAATGGCTGGATGAAAAAGCCGGAACACTACCTGATGGCGTTGAGCTCAAAGTCTATGATGCCAGCTGGCAACTGATTAAAGAGCGGATCAATCTACTGTTAAAAAACGGTCTGGGCGGATTATTGCTGGTATTGGGCATTCTGTTTCTATTCCTGCATGGGCGCGTCGCATTCTGGGTAGCGGTCGGTATACCGGTTTCCTTTATGGCGGCCATAGCGGTGTTATATGCATTGGGCGGCAGTATTAATATGATCAGCCTGTTTGGTCTGATCATGTCGCTGGGGATTATTGTTGATGATGCCATCGTGGTCGGGGAAGATGCATTTGCCCATTATCAGAGTGGTGAACCATCACTGACAGCATCGGAAGGTGGTGCCAGACGCATGTTGGCACCGATTTTATCTTCTTCGCTGACCACCATTTCTTCATTTATTCCATTAATGCTTATCAGTGGTGTGATTGGTAATATTCTGTTTGATATTCCGTTTGTAGTGATTTGTGTGATTATCGCCTCATTGATTGAGTGTTTTCTGATCCTGCCCGGGCATCTGCGCCATAGTTTTCAAAATATTCATCATGCCAAGCCTTCGGCCATACGTGCACGACTGGATAATGCTTTCAATTATCTGCGTGACGATCTTTTCCGTCCATTGGTCACCAATGCGGTAAAAAATCGTGGCTTAACGGTGAGTATTGCCATGGCGTTACTGATCATCAGTTTTGGTTTGCTGGCAGGTGGTCGCATCAGTTTTAACTTTTTCCCATCCCCTGAAGGCACCACGGTGTTAGCCAATGCCCGTTTTGTTGCTGGAACGCCGCGCAGTGAGTCTGATAAATTTCTGCAACATCTCACGGCGACATTGCAGCAAACTGATCAGCAATGGGACCAGCCATTGGTTGATGTCGCCACCAGCAAGCTGGGCGCGGCGGGCACTGCCGGAGGAATGTCTGCCGCTCAGGTTGATGATCGGTTTGCCTCAATACAGGTTGAACTGACCTCACCAGATCAACGTGATGTTCGCAATCAGACCTTTATTAATGCCTGGCGCGAGAAGATCGTTATGCCTGCGGGCATTGAAACCTTCACCATATCGGAACGTCGCGGTGGACCACCGGGTAGTGATATTGATATTCGGCTCACCGGCGGCACTACCGATAACCTAAAAGCTGCTGCCACTGAGGTTATTGAAGTATTACAGCGTTATCCCGGCGTGAGTGCGATTGAGGATGATTTGCCTTATGGTCAATCACAGTTGATTTATCGCCTCAAAGAGCAGGGCGAGGTGTTGGGGTTAACGGTAGAAAACGTTGGCAGACAATTACGCTCGGCTTACGACGGACGTCTGGTACAGATTTTTCAGGATGGTGATGATGAAGTTGAAGTTCGGGTGATGTTTCCAGATAGCCAGCGAAATACTCAGGCCTCACTCGACGATTTTATGATCCGCCTGCCAGATGGTGGCAGTGTGCCGCTGGACTCAGTGGTGCACTTTGACGCTCGGCGCGGCTTTGATGTGTTGCGGCATACTGATACTCGACTGGCGGTACATGTCACGGCAACCGTAGACAGTCAGGTCACCAATAACAACAATATTCTGGCGGATTTACAGGAAGAATTTCTACCTGATTTGATGGCGCGTTATGGCATCCAGGTAGTTTTTGAGGGCAGGGCAGAAGAACAGGCCGATACCATTGGTGATATGAAGCAGGGCACACTGCTGGCCTTTGCGTTAATCTATATCATTCTGGCCTGGGTATTTGCATCGTATGGCTGGCCGCTAGTGGTAATGACTGCCATTCCATTTGGTCTGATTGGGGCGCTGGTCGGCCATTGGTTACTCAATATCGATCTGACCATTCTGTCGTTATTCGGCATCTTTGGGCTGTCGGGCATCGTGGTCAATAATGCGATTATTCTGGTGACCTTTTTCAAAAACCTGCGGGAAAAAGGCCTGGAGACCCAAAATGCCATTATTGAAGCCTCGGTTTTACGGTTAAGGGCAGTATTATTGACTTCTTTAACCACTATTGGCGGGCTCACGCCATTACTATTTGAAACATCGCCTCAGGCGCAGTTTTTGATTCCAATGGCTGTATCGATTTCGTTTGGTTTGATGTTTGCCACGGTGTTAGTGTTACTGGTCATTCCGGCATTATTGTCGTTCCATGAAAGCATTGCCGAAAATTTTGCCAAACTTCGTCACGGCAAGACTCAAACCACCGAATAA